Proteins from a genomic interval of Patescibacteria group bacterium:
- the clpB gene encoding ATP-dependent chaperone ClpB encodes MINQNFTTRAQEALQQAQMLASEQSHQELTPLHLFIALIRQQESIVPSILQKIEVNIQSVIEACEEELKYLPRLMGGFTGQLYIAKETAQILNEAQNQAKTIGDEYIGTEHLFLGLLNVPSLIRPILDSHAITFDTVLKILAQLRGSHKITDPDPESKYQALAKYAINLTDQARHEKLDPIIGRDEEIRRVVQVLSRRTKNNPVLIGEAGVGKTAIVEGLAQRIVAGDIPDSLKDKEVLALDIGALVAGTKFRGDFEDRLKAVMKEITQSAGKIILFMDELHTIVGAGGAEGAIDASNLLKPALARGELRAIGATTLKEYQKHIEKDPAFERRFQPIMVVEPNVDDTIAVLRGIKEKYEVHHGVRITDGAIVAAAQLSNRYISDRFLPDKAIDLIDEATSAIRLQIDSQPVELDLLKRKLLKLEIEKQALQKETDKHAKDRLKELEKELAEIKEESQKMEMDWKSEKELITQIRTLREKSENLKQEADIAERKVDLAKVAKIRYGEIPGLEKELKAISVKLVSLQKKHRFLKEEVTEEDIAAVVARWTGIPAFKMLENEAEKLKDAEVQLQGRVIGQEEAIVAVANALRRSRAGLSDENQPLGSFLFIGPTGVGKTELAKALASFMFNDEQSLIRVDMSEFSEKHSVSRLIGSPPGYVGYDEGGQLTEKVRRKPYSVILFDEIEKAHSEIFNVLLQILDDGHLTDAKGRKVNFKNTIVIMTSNLGGDLIKESVIGFTSEDRTRTLINEGEMKNAITELLQKHFRPEFLNRITEIIVFHPLTQENMKRIVTIQLDALCKRVAEQDMRITYTDAVMLFLIERGFDAYYGARPLKRAVQSYIANPLASQMIDGSLSEGDTVHIDISKDQVVMKIANRTTKQKSTAKIAATAKD; translated from the coding sequence ATGATAAACCAAAACTTCACTACCCGAGCCCAGGAAGCATTGCAGCAAGCGCAAATGCTCGCCAGTGAGCAGAGCCATCAGGAACTCACACCCCTCCATCTTTTTATTGCACTTATACGCCAGCAAGAAAGTATTGTTCCCAGTATTTTACAAAAAATTGAAGTCAACATCCAAAGTGTCATTGAGGCGTGCGAGGAAGAGCTCAAGTACCTCCCCCGCCTTATGGGAGGCTTCACGGGACAACTCTATATAGCAAAAGAAACAGCTCAAATACTCAATGAAGCTCAAAACCAGGCAAAAACTATTGGTGATGAGTATATTGGAACAGAGCATTTGTTCTTGGGTTTACTGAATGTTCCATCCCTCATTCGGCCAATCCTCGATTCCCACGCAATCACATTTGATACCGTACTCAAGATCTTGGCGCAATTACGCGGATCGCACAAAATCACCGATCCTGATCCGGAAAGCAAATATCAAGCGCTCGCAAAATATGCCATCAACCTCACCGACCAAGCGCGGCACGAAAAGCTGGATCCAATCATCGGACGCGACGAAGAAATTCGCCGAGTTGTTCAGGTTCTCTCACGACGCACAAAAAATAACCCCGTGCTTATCGGCGAAGCCGGAGTTGGAAAAACAGCCATTGTCGAGGGTCTTGCACAGCGCATTGTCGCTGGTGATATTCCCGATTCACTGAAAGACAAAGAAGTGCTTGCGCTGGATATCGGCGCACTTGTTGCTGGGACAAAGTTTCGTGGAGATTTTGAAGACCGCTTGAAAGCAGTCATGAAAGAAATTACACAGAGTGCGGGTAAAATCATCCTGTTCATGGATGAGCTTCATACAATTGTCGGGGCAGGCGGAGCTGAAGGTGCTATCGATGCGTCAAACCTCTTAAAGCCGGCACTTGCTCGCGGAGAGCTCCGTGCAATCGGCGCAACAACACTTAAAGAGTATCAGAAACATATCGAGAAAGATCCGGCGTTCGAGCGCAGATTCCAGCCAATTATGGTTGTTGAACCGAATGTCGATGATACCATTGCAGTTTTGCGAGGAATCAAAGAAAAATATGAAGTACACCATGGCGTGCGCATCACGGATGGCGCCATTGTTGCTGCCGCCCAACTTTCAAACCGCTATATTTCCGATCGGTTTCTTCCAGACAAAGCAATTGATCTTATCGACGAAGCAACATCGGCAATACGGCTTCAAATCGACAGCCAACCGGTTGAACTAGACCTACTCAAACGAAAACTCCTTAAGCTTGAGATAGAAAAACAAGCGCTTCAAAAAGAAACGGACAAACATGCAAAAGATCGTCTGAAAGAACTTGAAAAAGAACTTGCGGAAATCAAAGAAGAATCCCAAAAAATGGAAATGGATTGGAAGTCGGAAAAAGAACTCATCACGCAAATCCGCACACTCAGAGAAAAAAGTGAAAATCTCAAACAGGAAGCCGATATTGCAGAGCGTAAAGTAGATCTCGCTAAAGTGGCAAAAATCCGCTACGGTGAAATTCCCGGTCTCGAAAAAGAGCTTAAAGCCATATCGGTAAAACTTGTATCCCTCCAAAAAAAGCATCGATTTCTAAAAGAAGAAGTAACCGAAGAAGACATTGCGGCTGTTGTAGCGCGATGGACGGGCATCCCTGCATTTAAGATGCTTGAAAATGAAGCTGAAAAATTGAAAGATGCTGAAGTGCAATTGCAAGGACGCGTTATCGGACAGGAAGAAGCGATTGTTGCGGTAGCAAATGCATTGCGACGCTCACGCGCGGGCCTTTCGGACGAAAACCAACCGCTTGGTTCATTCCTTTTTATCGGACCTACGGGCGTGGGTAAAACAGAACTTGCGAAAGCGCTTGCTTCATTCATGTTCAATGATGAACAATCACTCATCCGAGTGGATATGAGCGAATTCAGCGAAAAGCATTCCGTATCGCGTCTTATCGGATCCCCTCCCGGATATGTTGGTTATGACGAAGGCGGCCAACTAACAGAAAAAGTTCGGCGCAAACCCTACAGCGTTATCCTTTTTGATGAGATCGAAAAAGCCCACTCTGAAATTTTCAATGTTTTGTTGCAGATTCTTGACGATGGCCATCTCACCGATGCAAAAGGGAGAAAGGTAAACTTCAAAAATACAATTGTCATTATGACATCAAATCTTGGCGGCGACCTCATAAAAGAATCAGTGATTGGTTTTACCAGTGAGGATCGAACTCGTACGCTTATTAATGAAGGGGAAATGAAAAATGCAATCACTGAATTATTGCAAAAACATTTCCGACCGGAATTCCTCAATCGCATTACCGAAATCATTGTCTTTCATCCCCTCACGCAAGAGAATATGAAACGAATCGTCACAATCCAGCTTGATGCACTATGCAAACGGGTTGCCGAGCAGGATATGCGCATTACATACACGGATGCAGTGATGTTGTTTCTTATCGAGCGCGGATTTGATGCATATTACGGCGCACGCCCTCTCAAGCGAGCCGTTCAGTCATATATCGCAAATCCTCTGGCATCACAAATGATCGATGGAAGCCTTTCAGAAGGAGACACGGTGCATATTGACATCTCAAAAGATCAGGTTGTCATGAAGATTGCAAACCGCACCACAAAGCAAAAAAGCACAGCAAAAATTGCAGCAACGGCAAAGGATTGA
- a CDS encoding WecB/TagA/CpsF family glycosyltransferase, with translation MQQSTITILDVKLDCGTFNDMIARCKQWLTESPAAFHRIVTINPEFVMEAQDNMHFREVLNSADLRVTDGVGLVFGSLFLKGLNDRLHRCTGVDLTWKLAELCYVLHKKMYLIGASDGMAKNVAQSAARVIEKKYPGVIVGALDGLKRGGEESDSENEYVSEQIRTSQADVLLVAIGAPKQDLWLARYGAALPTVRIALGAGGTLDYIAGVVPRAPRAIRKLGFEWLYRLINQPRRLNRIITATVRYPLALMRQKFH, from the coding sequence ATGCAACAGTCAACCATTACAATACTGGATGTGAAACTTGATTGCGGGACATTTAATGATATGATTGCGCGGTGTAAGCAGTGGCTCACTGAGTCTCCTGCAGCGTTTCACCGTATTGTGACGATTAATCCTGAATTCGTAATGGAGGCGCAGGATAATATGCATTTTCGCGAAGTATTGAATTCTGCTGATTTACGAGTAACTGATGGAGTCGGATTGGTATTTGGTTCATTGTTTCTTAAGGGATTGAATGATCGCCTTCATCGCTGTACCGGAGTTGATCTTACATGGAAACTTGCTGAATTATGCTACGTTCTCCATAAGAAAATGTATCTTATTGGCGCATCCGACGGTATGGCAAAAAATGTTGCGCAGTCAGCAGCGCGAGTCATTGAAAAAAAATATCCCGGAGTTATTGTTGGTGCGCTTGACGGCTTGAAACGGGGGGGTGAAGAATCGGATAGTGAGAATGAGTATGTATCCGAGCAGATACGCACTTCTCAAGCTGATGTACTTCTGGTTGCTATTGGAGCTCCAAAGCAAGATCTTTGGCTCGCTCGGTATGGAGCAGCATTGCCAACGGTGAGAATAGCACTTGGGGCAGGGGGGACGTTGGATTATATCGCCGGCGTCGTGCCGCGCGCACCGCGTGCAATTCGCAAACTCGGGTTTGAGTGGCTCTATCGGCTTATCAATCAGCCCCGCCGCTTAAATCGTATTATTACTGCAACCGTGCGCTATCCTCTTGCGCTTATGCGACAGAAATTTCACTAA